Proteins co-encoded in one Sediminispirochaeta bajacaliforniensis DSM 16054 genomic window:
- a CDS encoding flavodoxin family protein, whose protein sequence is MTKKILIAYSSYFGNCKKAASTLAASCDEEGIKTSLYSILESETLPEKPDILVLVTPVRVRKIVGPSKKFLRKIGEKDLRYALVVSHGAALDHFFSPVPATKKLERSLERKEMVRITEPLFLQVEGQQGPLSKGYEKRLADLAKQLSGAVPEEDR, encoded by the coding sequence ATGACGAAGAAAATTTTAATTGCATATAGTTCCTATTTTGGGAACTGTAAGAAAGCGGCGTCCACCCTTGCCGCAAGTTGTGACGAGGAAGGCATTAAAACAAGCCTTTATTCCATTCTTGAATCGGAAACCCTTCCGGAAAAACCAGATATCCTCGTCCTTGTAACGCCTGTCAGGGTACGGAAGATTGTCGGGCCAAGCAAGAAATTTCTCCGAAAGATCGGAGAAAAAGATCTCCGTTATGCCCTGGTCGTAAGTCACGGTGCGGCTCTCGACCACTTTTTCTCCCCGGTTCCAGCGACAAAGAAACTGGAACGGTCCTTGGAACGCAAGGAAATGGTTCGAATTACCGAGCCTCTCTTCCTGCAGGTAGAGGGACAGCAAGGCCCCTTATCGAAAGGTTATGAAAAACGCCTTGCAGATCTTGCAAAGCAGTTGAGCGGGGCTGTTCCAGAGGAAGACAGATAA
- a CDS encoding DHH family phosphoesterase gives MENSKDALEKLGSVVSGKKELLILTHTHPDPDAIAAAVALRLLLRELFHVDASIAYSGIIARAENRTMVKKLNLPLKQYSRIKASRYDGLALVDSQPGAGNNVLDASSFCDIVIDHHPRRDDTKGAFVVIEPELGASATILIEWLDAAGVDLSADIATALAYAISSETQNMYREAARRDIRAYLSVYVRASIRKLAGIINANLPHYYFLQLGDAINNALMFGTMITTHLDEIRHPEIVAEMADFLLKHERIGTVLVSGRFRNHLIISIRTRSEGINAGRLIKQLPLDPDNVGGHDRTAGGFFDLHGKDRKEVEEINITIRNAFAALLGYENPSWRKLLDQVPRKS, from the coding sequence ATGGAAAATAGTAAGGATGCTCTGGAAAAACTTGGTTCCGTTGTTTCGGGGAAAAAAGAGCTCCTTATTCTGACTCATACCCATCCCGATCCCGATGCCATTGCTGCTGCGGTTGCCTTGCGTCTCCTCCTTCGGGAATTATTTCATGTCGATGCAAGCATTGCCTACAGCGGAATTATCGCCAGGGCCGAAAACCGGACCATGGTGAAAAAACTCAATCTTCCCCTCAAGCAGTATAGTCGAATCAAGGCTTCACGGTATGATGGCCTTGCTCTTGTCGATTCTCAACCCGGAGCAGGGAACAATGTTCTTGATGCCTCGTCGTTTTGCGATATCGTTATCGACCACCATCCCCGTCGGGATGATACCAAAGGTGCCTTTGTTGTGATCGAACCGGAACTTGGGGCTTCTGCCACGATTCTTATCGAATGGCTTGATGCCGCCGGAGTAGATCTGTCGGCCGATATCGCCACAGCGCTTGCCTATGCCATCAGTTCTGAGACCCAGAATATGTACCGGGAGGCCGCCCGTAGAGATATTCGGGCCTACCTATCGGTCTATGTACGGGCCAGCATCAGAAAGTTGGCCGGAATTATCAATGCCAACTTGCCCCATTACTATTTTCTTCAGCTTGGGGATGCAATCAATAACGCCCTTATGTTCGGCACCATGATTACAACGCACCTGGATGAAATTCGCCACCCCGAGATTGTTGCCGAGATGGCTGATTTCCTTCTTAAGCATGAGCGGATAGGGACGGTTCTTGTTTCGGGGCGTTTTCGGAACCATCTGATCATCTCGATTCGTACCCGTAGTGAGGGGATTAATGCCGGCAGACTGATCAAGCAATTACCGCTTGACCCTGATAATGTTGGAGGGCATGATCGAACCGCCGGAGGCTTTTTCGACCTTCACGGCAAGGATCGAAAAGAGGTTGAGGAGATTAATATCACCATACGCAACGCCTTTGCCGCTCTTCTCGGTTATGAGAACCCCTCATGGCGGAAGCTCCTTGATCAGGTTCCACGTAAAAGCTGA
- a CDS encoding fumarylacetoacetate hydrolase family protein, with the protein MVVLPVRGRDESYQVRPSKIVALGLNYHEHVKESVFLTTRKIPLDIPSEPVLFPKTPNVLIADGEAIVIPAYLQGYDFEEVRVDYEAELGFFVGKRCKDVPEERAMDYILGYTCFNDVSQRNFQTEDKSGWFRGKSLDTFGPVGPVVVPASDIPDPQNLHIECRLNGKVVQSGNTSQMIFPIPTIVAFISRHFTLEEGDLIITGTPKGVGRIHHGDVVEVEIEGIGTLRNPVQEEGR; encoded by the coding sequence ATGGTCGTTTTACCCGTCAGGGGCCGGGATGAATCCTATCAGGTTCGTCCTTCGAAGATTGTGGCCCTTGGCCTTAACTATCACGAACACGTAAAAGAAAGCGTCTTTTTGACGACGAGAAAAATTCCTTTGGACATTCCCTCTGAACCGGTGCTTTTCCCAAAGACTCCCAATGTTCTGATTGCTGACGGGGAGGCCATCGTTATTCCGGCATATCTCCAGGGGTACGATTTTGAGGAGGTTCGAGTCGATTACGAGGCAGAATTAGGTTTTTTTGTCGGAAAACGATGTAAGGATGTTCCTGAAGAGAGGGCGATGGACTACATCCTTGGATATACTTGTTTCAACGATGTAAGTCAGCGTAATTTTCAGACCGAGGATAAATCGGGATGGTTCCGGGGAAAAAGTTTGGATACCTTCGGTCCTGTCGGTCCCGTAGTGGTACCCGCCTCGGATATCCCTGATCCCCAAAACCTTCATATTGAATGCAGGCTCAACGGGAAAGTGGTTCAGAGTGGAAACACATCCCAGATGATTTTTCCGATCCCGACCATCGTTGCCTTCATCAGCAGGCACTTTACCCTCGAAGAAGGTGATCTGATTATAACCGGAACCCCAAAAGGGGTCGGCAGAATCCATCATGGCGATGTGGTCGAGGTTGAGATCGAAGGAATCGGTACCCTTCGTAATCCGGTACAGGAAGAGGGGCGCTGA
- a CDS encoding deoxyribodipyrimidine photo-lyase, which translates to MIQNERLFVLKKGECNEKGAYVLYWMQQSQRSGYNHALEYALGEANRRSLPLLVLFVVSRDYLGAGRRHYRFLLEGIEQLEVDLADRGIGFLLRIGDPPVIVAEFAADAALVVFDTGYTRLQRSWRKAAAAASFCAPVMEVESDLVVPVRTASGKEEYSAATIRRKITPLLFRFMQPLKRQSAKIDSTALAGMADGLDSKAVEGLLRFSQPEVSPVSWIHGGSVEAHRRLDAFITSGTLERFHEERNDPSKEGLSCMSPYLHYGQISALEIALRASEHPGPGCEAFLEELIIRRELAFNFVFYNRFYDSFEALPRWAREDLEAHEEDQREVLYDDAQLEVAKTHDPYWNAAQRELVHKGKMHGYMRMYWGKKILEWSASPKEAFERALRLNDRYSLDGRDPNGYTGIAWCFGKHDRPWASRPIFGKIRYMNDRGLERKFDIASYVKQVQKSCE; encoded by the coding sequence ATGATACAAAATGAACGCTTATTTGTTCTAAAGAAGGGCGAATGCAACGAGAAAGGAGCCTATGTCCTCTACTGGATGCAGCAGAGTCAGCGTTCCGGCTATAACCATGCCCTTGAATATGCTCTCGGAGAGGCAAACAGACGTTCTCTGCCGCTTCTTGTGCTTTTTGTCGTGAGCCGGGACTATCTTGGTGCCGGTAGGAGGCATTATCGTTTTCTCTTGGAGGGAATCGAGCAGCTTGAAGTGGATTTGGCCGATCGGGGAATCGGTTTTCTTCTTAGAATAGGGGATCCTCCGGTAATTGTTGCCGAATTCGCGGCCGATGCGGCACTCGTTGTATTCGACACTGGTTATACGCGCCTTCAACGTAGCTGGCGAAAGGCTGCTGCGGCAGCTTCCTTTTGCGCCCCGGTGATGGAGGTCGAGAGTGATCTGGTCGTTCCCGTGCGGACTGCAAGTGGCAAAGAGGAGTATTCTGCTGCCACGATACGAAGAAAGATAACACCTCTCCTTTTTCGCTTCATGCAGCCCCTTAAACGGCAGTCGGCAAAGATCGATTCGACTGCTCTTGCCGGAATGGCAGATGGTCTGGATAGTAAGGCGGTCGAAGGGCTCCTGAGGTTTTCGCAACCCGAGGTTTCGCCCGTCTCCTGGATTCACGGCGGCAGCGTTGAGGCGCATCGACGTTTGGATGCGTTTATCACTTCGGGTACGTTGGAACGCTTTCACGAAGAACGGAACGATCCCTCAAAAGAAGGGCTTTCCTGCATGAGTCCTTATCTTCATTACGGGCAGATTTCCGCCCTGGAGATCGCCCTGCGTGCCTCGGAGCATCCGGGGCCGGGATGTGAAGCATTCTTAGAAGAGCTGATTATCCGCCGGGAGCTTGCCTTTAATTTTGTCTTCTATAACCGATTCTATGATAGCTTTGAGGCCCTTCCCCGATGGGCGCGGGAGGATCTTGAGGCCCACGAAGAGGACCAGAGGGAAGTTCTCTACGACGACGCCCAGCTTGAAGTGGCAAAGACGCACGATCCCTATTGGAATGCGGCCCAACGTGAGTTGGTGCATAAAGGGAAGATGCACGGCTATATGCGGATGTATTGGGGAAAGAAGATACTTGAATGGTCTGCCTCTCCCAAAGAGGCCTTTGAGCGGGCCCTGCGTCTCAACGACCGCTATTCTCTCGATGGCCGCGACCCTAACGGCTACACCGGGATCGCATGGTGCTTCGGAAAGCATGATCGTCCCTGGGCCTCGCGGCCGATATTCGGAAAGATTCGGTACATGAATGATCGCGGCCTTGAGCGCAAATTCGATATTGCTTCCTATGTAAAACAGGTGCAAAAATCGTGTGAGTAG
- a CDS encoding M23 family metallopeptidase translates to MEERLELLTEQIIHTLLARLGTDRASSSKPVKCQVNGLIPGTYTLSMVRINPKELLLQELVSTKTRGNVIFRSWTFRKEEKWYVAGMEKLGKPVFYRSIGQDLADLVRRNDTVSAVEASEGMYLVETAERAARNLGVELPSDYELKRNGLYPKSIRFLTKHSALVAVLLIAVGIGTILGLYALKIGSIESEMNKSVKAYTANIDDQVKSFLDDTEDEILGLINDVEKNRKNFEFDKRNAYLNVQRLAEELTRYTPARKRAYRLIADNILQSTTYSEIMYEMSRLPTEEYQARIFLATNRQSVIPLASFTPAIPGMLYPVRVDGENNDGRGFRITDGYMDRRENPLGTGGSSPHFAVDIINVSNIAYVSHAGEIIREGNPPGDVVAVAPGAICDTGWDDGYGWYIEINHGISDEVKALYPDAERWCSYYAHLDEKPTMALGTKVEADTLIAHIGNTGRSTGPHLHFEVRIYHKNGSYRSGDARYDKINPYPAERQEE, encoded by the coding sequence ATGGAAGAACGACTGGAACTCTTGACCGAACAGATCATTCATACTCTTCTTGCACGGCTTGGCACCGACCGGGCTTCCTCCTCAAAGCCCGTAAAATGCCAAGTCAACGGCCTTATACCAGGTACCTATACCCTCAGCATGGTGAGGATCAATCCAAAGGAGCTTTTACTCCAGGAACTTGTGTCCACAAAAACCAGGGGAAATGTCATTTTCCGCTCATGGACCTTTCGTAAAGAAGAAAAATGGTATGTTGCGGGCATGGAGAAACTCGGAAAACCGGTATTCTATCGAAGCATAGGCCAGGACCTCGCCGATCTTGTACGACGAAACGATACGGTTTCGGCAGTGGAAGCCAGCGAGGGAATGTATCTTGTCGAAACCGCCGAACGGGCCGCCAGAAACCTCGGAGTCGAACTTCCTTCCGACTATGAACTAAAGAGAAACGGACTCTATCCGAAGTCCATCCGCTTTCTCACAAAGCATTCCGCCCTGGTGGCGGTGCTCCTGATAGCCGTCGGTATAGGTACCATACTGGGGCTCTATGCCCTGAAGATCGGCTCGATAGAAAGCGAAATGAACAAATCGGTAAAGGCATATACGGCAAATATCGATGATCAGGTAAAGAGTTTCCTTGATGATACCGAAGATGAAATCCTCGGTTTGATCAACGATGTGGAAAAGAACCGGAAAAATTTTGAATTCGATAAACGGAACGCTTACCTTAATGTTCAAAGATTGGCAGAAGAGCTTACCCGTTACACACCGGCAAGAAAGCGTGCATACAGACTCATTGCCGACAATATTCTTCAAAGCACTACCTACAGCGAAATTATGTACGAAATGAGCAGACTGCCGACCGAAGAGTACCAGGCGCGGATATTCCTTGCCACAAACCGGCAATCCGTCATCCCCCTGGCCTCTTTTACCCCGGCAATTCCCGGAATGCTTTACCCTGTTCGTGTGGATGGAGAAAACAACGACGGCAGAGGCTTTCGAATAACCGACGGCTACATGGACCGCAGGGAAAACCCTCTGGGAACGGGAGGTTCGAGTCCTCATTTCGCCGTCGACATCATAAATGTGAGCAACATTGCTTATGTCAGCCATGCAGGAGAGATCATACGGGAAGGCAACCCTCCCGGTGACGTCGTCGCCGTCGCCCCCGGGGCGATATGTGATACAGGCTGGGATGACGGTTACGGCTGGTACATTGAGATCAATCATGGGATTTCGGATGAAGTAAAGGCGCTGTATCCGGATGCCGAACGCTGGTGCAGCTACTATGCCCATCTCGATGAAAAACCAACCATGGCCCTCGGTACCAAGGTTGAAGCCGATACATTAATCGCGCATATCGGAAATACGGGGAGGTCGACCGGTCCTCATCTCCACTTCGAGGTCCGGATCTATCACAAAAACGGAAGCTATCGCAGCGGTGATGCAAGGTACGATAAGATCAATCCCTACCCTGCCGAACGGCAGGAAGAATAG
- a CDS encoding polyprenyl synthetase family protein, producing MQQYLSQQKQNLTEEIRRACRREAAAMEQKNPQASDLFTLLADFSTRGKMIRGSLVSLGAGLVAGDAPPAALPLGAAMELFQSALLIHDDIMDRDTMRRGQSTVHHYYALEAAKYGTDDAARLGESLGICAGDVAIFLAFSLVNEAGRIAGNRHELVGLFSREMSIVGTAQMSDVAWSDGWGDPNLAEVISLYRYKTGRYTFSLPLSAGALIAGADRRFRDLLEAYGELLGILFQIRDDELGLFGESEEVGKPIGSDIAEGKKTLFYLMLKKAAEGEALSVLERIYGKGTAGIDEVRQIRKIAVSTGVLSSVETMMDDYKRKAEAVLDQILSLGIGREPWSGYLRQLLDYVCRRNS from the coding sequence ATGCAACAGTATCTCTCGCAGCAGAAACAAAACCTTACCGAAGAAATTCGGCGTGCCTGCCGCCGGGAAGCTGCGGCTATGGAACAGAAAAATCCTCAGGCCTCCGATCTTTTTACCCTACTTGCCGATTTCTCTACCCGAGGGAAAATGATTCGGGGTTCTCTTGTCTCCTTAGGGGCAGGGCTGGTCGCCGGTGATGCCCCTCCTGCCGCACTTCCCCTCGGGGCGGCCATGGAACTTTTTCAGTCGGCGCTCCTTATCCACGACGATATCATGGACAGAGATACGATGAGACGTGGTCAATCAACCGTACATCATTATTATGCCCTTGAGGCTGCAAAATATGGAACAGATGATGCCGCCCGCCTCGGTGAGAGTCTTGGTATCTGTGCCGGAGACGTTGCGATTTTCCTAGCCTTTTCTCTTGTCAACGAAGCAGGCCGTATTGCCGGCAACCGCCATGAACTTGTGGGACTCTTCAGCCGTGAGATGAGCATCGTGGGAACGGCTCAGATGAGCGACGTTGCATGGAGCGACGGATGGGGGGATCCGAACCTTGCGGAGGTCATCAGCCTGTATCGCTATAAAACAGGTCGCTATACCTTCTCCCTTCCCCTTTCCGCAGGGGCCCTTATCGCCGGTGCCGATAGGCGTTTTCGAGATCTATTGGAGGCGTACGGGGAACTTTTGGGAATCTTGTTTCAGATTCGTGATGATGAATTGGGGCTCTTCGGCGAGAGCGAAGAGGTCGGTAAACCAATCGGATCTGATATAGCGGAAGGGAAAAAGACGTTATTTTACCTTATGCTAAAAAAGGCGGCTGAAGGAGAGGCCTTATCGGTGCTGGAACGTATCTACGGCAAGGGAACGGCCGGTATTGATGAAGTGCGGCAAATTCGAAAGATAGCCGTGAGCACCGGAGTCCTCTCTTCTGTGGAAACAATGATGGATGATTACAAGCGGAAGGCTGAAGCCGTTCTTGATCAGATACTCTCTCTCGGCATAGGCCGTGAGCCGTGGAGCGGCTATCTCCGACAGCTCCTCGACTACGTCTGCCGAAGGAACAGTTGA
- a CDS encoding ABC transporter permease, with translation MESPRQRSTGRLKKRFMTALANKKPGTGFSIGMLVLKLRTLIAFLAVLIVFSFIAPNFLSITNLIAMAKHSAIWAILAVGMTYVIIGGGIDLSIGSIVGLCGMIAGGLIAEGLRLPLFGIVIYFNVPMIILIVLLIGVLLGAINGLIITKLGVAPFIATLGMLYMGRGFAMLRSGGKTFPNLIGNPALGNTGFPILGAGTILGIPLVVWIAAVIAIVAAYVSQKTPFGRHIYAVGGNEDAAVLSGIRVKRLKMAIFMFSGFTAALTGLVLASQLVASHPATGEAYEMTAIAAVVLGGASLNGGRGSIGGTIIGALILGVLNDGLVMIGVSSFWQTAIKGMVLVLAVVIDQYQLRKQNEAALHQQQADEKGPEKVSA, from the coding sequence ATGGAATCACCGCGTCAGCGTAGCACAGGGAGGTTGAAAAAGCGTTTTATGACAGCTTTAGCTAATAAAAAACCGGGGACCGGTTTTTCCATTGGGATGTTGGTATTGAAACTGAGGACTTTAATCGCTTTTCTTGCGGTACTGATAGTCTTCTCTTTTATTGCTCCGAATTTTCTTTCGATTACCAATTTGATTGCCATGGCGAAACATTCCGCCATATGGGCGATCCTTGCGGTGGGAATGACCTACGTTATCATCGGCGGGGGAATCGACCTTTCGATAGGCTCCATCGTGGGGCTTTGTGGAATGATCGCCGGCGGTTTGATTGCCGAAGGTCTCCGGCTTCCGCTATTCGGGATCGTGATCTATTTCAACGTTCCCATGATTATTCTGATTGTTCTGCTTATTGGTGTATTGCTTGGCGCTATTAATGGTTTGATCATCACTAAGCTTGGAGTTGCGCCATTTATCGCTACCTTGGGAATGCTTTACATGGGAAGAGGTTTCGCCATGCTTCGCTCCGGCGGAAAGACCTTTCCCAATCTTATCGGGAATCCCGCTCTCGGTAATACAGGCTTTCCTATTCTCGGGGCGGGAACCATTTTAGGTATTCCTCTTGTCGTTTGGATCGCTGCCGTCATAGCCATCGTCGCTGCTTATGTATCCCAGAAAACCCCATTCGGGCGTCATATCTATGCTGTCGGCGGAAATGAAGATGCCGCAGTCCTGTCGGGAATTCGAGTCAAACGGCTGAAAATGGCCATTTTCATGTTTTCCGGTTTTACCGCGGCCCTTACGGGACTTGTCCTTGCATCTCAGCTTGTGGCCTCCCACCCGGCGACCGGCGAGGCTTACGAGATGACAGCTATAGCGGCAGTTGTCTTGGGCGGAGCTTCTTTAAATGGGGGGCGAGGATCCATCGGCGGTACCATTATCGGTGCCCTTATCCTCGGAGTATTGAACGACGGATTGGTCATGATCGGTGTCTCTTCCTTCTGGCAAACCGCCATCAAGGGAATGGTCTTGGTCCTTGCCGTAGTTATTGATCAGTATCAATTGAGAAAACAGAATGAGGCCGCATTACATCAACAGCAGGCGGACGAAAAGGGTCCTGAGAAAGTAAGTGCCTAG
- a CDS encoding sugar ABC transporter ATP-binding protein, with product MAEEQSEVVLEARNITKVFPGTRALQGVDFKVYKGKINVLVGENGAGKSTLMKILAGIEEATSGTICLFDNEGTPHEVTLSSARDAAGKGIGIVHQELNLFTNLNVAENIFMNKELSRHRNLYIDHQEQVERSRTILKRLGQDINPETLVRDLRLGQQQIVEIAKTMIDEPKILIMDEPTSSLSIQEVQVLFNVIADLKAQGVGIIYISHRLEEIREIGDYITILRDSRLVDCGLVAEMEMADIIRKMVGRDPKKFFSGQAHEAGKELLSVKHMTLPRFGGGYTFQDVSLSVREGEILGIYGLMGAGRTELLETMMGLYDKASGEITLEGQRLDTMDTKERIEHGLVLIPEERQREGLFLNLSVEKNLTMASIARYLKLWQINVKVEMKRVAEMIKEMVIKVSSPSISINALSGGNQQKVVIGKALLTKPKVLLMDEPTRGIDVGAKSDVFEIMNKMAKGKFGIVFVSSELEEIFSMSDRIIVLSKGKITGEFDRSEATEEKIRKASEIGHGITASA from the coding sequence ATGGCAGAAGAACAAAGCGAAGTGGTGTTGGAGGCTCGTAACATTACGAAGGTGTTCCCCGGGACCCGGGCCCTGCAGGGCGTTGATTTTAAGGTCTATAAGGGGAAAATCAATGTTCTTGTCGGGGAAAACGGTGCCGGGAAATCGACGCTGATGAAGATTCTTGCGGGAATCGAAGAGGCGACAAGTGGGACGATCTGTCTTTTCGACAACGAGGGAACGCCCCATGAGGTGACTCTTTCATCGGCACGGGATGCTGCGGGGAAAGGGATCGGTATTGTTCATCAGGAATTGAACCTTTTTACCAATCTCAACGTTGCCGAGAACATCTTTATGAACAAGGAACTGAGTAGGCACCGCAACCTATACATCGATCACCAGGAACAGGTCGAACGTTCCCGGACGATTCTCAAACGGCTTGGGCAGGATATCAATCCTGAAACTTTGGTAAGAGATTTGCGGCTTGGACAGCAGCAGATTGTCGAGATTGCCAAGACCATGATAGATGAGCCCAAGATCCTGATCATGGACGAACCTACTTCTTCCCTGAGCATCCAGGAGGTCCAGGTCCTTTTCAATGTCATAGCGGACCTGAAGGCTCAGGGAGTGGGTATTATCTATATCAGCCATCGATTGGAAGAAATTCGGGAAATCGGCGATTACATCACTATTCTGCGGGATTCCAGACTTGTTGATTGCGGCCTCGTTGCCGAGATGGAGATGGCCGATATCATTCGGAAGATGGTCGGCCGTGATCCGAAGAAATTTTTCAGCGGACAAGCACACGAAGCAGGAAAAGAGCTTTTGTCGGTGAAGCATATGACCCTACCCCGGTTCGGGGGAGGGTATACATTTCAAGATGTTTCCCTCTCTGTACGCGAAGGTGAAATCCTCGGCATATACGGTCTCATGGGGGCTGGGAGAACCGAGCTATTGGAAACCATGATGGGCCTTTACGATAAGGCCTCCGGTGAAATTACCTTGGAAGGACAACGGCTCGATACCATGGACACGAAGGAAAGGATTGAGCACGGGCTTGTCCTGATTCCGGAGGAGCGACAGAGGGAAGGACTCTTTTTAAATCTTTCGGTGGAGAAAAACCTCACGATGGCAAGTATTGCCCGGTATCTGAAGCTTTGGCAGATCAATGTGAAGGTGGAAATGAAACGTGTTGCCGAGATGATTAAAGAGATGGTCATCAAGGTCTCGTCTCCGTCGATTTCAATAAATGCTCTAAGCGGAGGAAACCAGCAGAAGGTGGTCATCGGAAAGGCTCTTTTGACAAAGCCGAAGGTTCTTCTGATGGATGAACCGACGCGAGGAATAGATGTCGGCGCAAAGTCCGACGTCTTCGAGATCATGAATAAAATGGCAAAGGGCAAATTCGGTATTGTATTTGTATCATCGGAACTCGAAGAAATTTTTTCCATGTCGGATCGCATTATTGTGCTTTCAAAAGGAAAGATAACCGGCGAGTTCGACCGCTCCGAAGCGACGGAAGAAAAGATTAGAAAGGCTTCGGAGATTGGTCATGGAATCACCGCGTCAGCGTAG
- a CDS encoding DUF2291 domain-containing protein has product MMMRERTLCSFVMLLIGIAVLLSGCTIKRISELNEQQGDEYSTWTKSGKAFDPVAYVDSIWDTKLIPAFKEESCDFETLLAALKKDPDTATQEYGLMSKAGGMGVTFKIKGSARVVSYDDSSRNGLLLLDTPPYEGTVDAKMQVGPVIRNTAIRDSVSFIRFTEVGNQLQFASLADELNARMKKEAIEPLDLSSIAGKEINYYGAFKLEDGDSLDDVVITPVIIEPTVAGGE; this is encoded by the coding sequence ATGATGATGAGAGAAAGGACATTGTGCTCTTTCGTAATGCTGCTTATTGGAATAGCCGTTCTGTTGAGTGGGTGTACGATAAAAAGAATCAGTGAGCTCAATGAGCAGCAAGGCGATGAATACTCGACATGGACGAAAAGTGGAAAAGCCTTTGATCCTGTTGCGTATGTTGATTCAATATGGGATACAAAGCTGATTCCCGCCTTTAAAGAAGAATCTTGTGATTTTGAAACACTGCTTGCCGCACTTAAGAAGGACCCTGATACGGCCACCCAAGAATACGGGCTCATGAGCAAGGCCGGCGGCATGGGGGTTACCTTTAAGATAAAAGGCAGTGCCAGGGTTGTTTCCTATGATGATTCGTCCCGGAACGGATTGCTGTTGCTCGATACCCCGCCTTACGAGGGAACGGTCGATGCCAAAATGCAGGTGGGCCCTGTGATTAGAAATACGGCTATTCGTGATTCTGTTTCTTTTATTCGCTTTACCGAGGTAGGGAATCAGCTTCAGTTTGCCAGTCTGGCCGACGAATTGAATGCACGAATGAAAAAAGAAGCGATAGAACCGCTTGATCTTTCTTCAATAGCGGGTAAAGAGATCAACTACTATGGCGCCTTCAAGTTGGAGGATGGTGATTCTTTGGATGATGTTGTCATAACACCGGTAATCATCGAGCCGACTGTTGCGGGTGGAGAGTAG
- a CDS encoding D-ribose ABC transporter substrate-binding protein yields MSKKLLVLVLTAMLIPAGFLFSAGQQDGGKASNLMVIITPDKDNTFFTAEADAAKAKAESLGYTTLLAVHGDDPKKEGDIIDTAIARKAVAIIIDVANADASPNNLKRATDAGIPVFCMDREINATGIAKAQLISNNFQGAKLGGEYFVQVMGEKGNYVELVGKESDTNAGVRSKGFHNIIDQYPDMKMVARQTANWSQTEGYSVIESVLQANPEVNGIICGNDTMALGAQAAIDAAGRSDIIVIGFDGNDNVLDSIMEGKIEGTVMQPNAKNAEMAVELADTYIKTGSTGLDEEKILNDCFLITKENASQWRGFRKK; encoded by the coding sequence ATGTCTAAAAAACTACTGGTTCTGGTATTGACCGCCATGCTTATCCCTGCAGGTTTTCTCTTCAGTGCGGGTCAGCAGGATGGAGGCAAGGCTTCCAATTTAATGGTGATTATTACCCCCGACAAAGACAACACCTTTTTCACTGCTGAGGCCGATGCTGCAAAGGCGAAGGCCGAGTCTCTCGGTTACACAACACTTTTGGCCGTCCATGGTGATGATCCCAAGAAGGAAGGCGATATTATCGATACGGCAATTGCAAGAAAGGCCGTCGCGATCATCATTGATGTCGCAAATGCCGATGCTTCCCCGAACAATTTGAAGCGGGCTACGGATGCGGGAATTCCCGTTTTCTGCATGGACCGGGAGATTAATGCCACCGGGATTGCCAAGGCTCAATTGATTTCCAACAACTTCCAGGGAGCAAAACTTGGCGGCGAATATTTCGTCCAGGTTATGGGGGAAAAAGGAAATTATGTCGAACTGGTCGGTAAGGAATCAGACACCAATGCCGGTGTTCGTTCAAAAGGCTTTCACAATATTATTGATCAATATCCCGACATGAAAATGGTTGCCAGGCAGACAGCAAACTGGAGTCAGACCGAAGGTTATTCGGTCATAGAATCGGTTCTTCAGGCAAATCCCGAGGTTAACGGCATTATCTGTGGAAACGACACTATGGCCCTCGGCGCGCAAGCTGCCATTGATGCCGCCGGTAGAAGCGACATCATCGTTATTGGATTCGACGGAAACGATAACGTACTCGATTCCATTATGGAAGGAAAAATCGAAGGGACAGTCATGCAGCCGAATGCCAAGAATGCGGAAATGGCGGTGGAACTTGCCGACACCTACATTAAAACCGGGTCGACAGGCCTTGATGAAGAGAAAATACTGAACGACTGTTTCTTGATTACCAAGGAAAATGCCAGTCAGTGGCGCGGTTTCCGCAAAAAATAG